A stretch of Roseibium porphyridii DNA encodes these proteins:
- a CDS encoding error-prone DNA polymerase — protein sequence MTAPILADAVFPEPARYAELCVTSNFSFLRGASHPEELVTRAAALGLDAIAITDRNSLAGVVRAFSALKEIRRTAEEGIQIRSHSQIDSSSRQETNTTPPLAVALAKRLPRLIVGARLVLQDSPVEWVALPTDRTAYERLSQLLTLGKRRAEKGDCHLNHADLLAAVAGLILIALPRPSMTACASQADICKTARAHIRALRQEAPGHIFLGAAPRYDGTDQAWFRTCAQAAHSLAAPMIAVGDVLMHHAGRRRLADVLTCLREGCTIDQIGTKALPNGERRLKAPEDMARLYRHHPAALRRTLEIATRCSFDLAELSYEYPDEIADGESPQERLERLTYKGLQNRYPAGVPEHARALAEKELKLIRKLDFPAYFLTVHDIIQFARSRHILCQGRGSAANSIICYALGITDVGPETITMVSERFISEHRGEPPDIDVDFEHERREEVIQYVYEKYGRHRAGLCATVIHFRTRAAIREVGKVMGLNADVTAALSGQIWGSSNSGPEETRMKEIGLDLSNPRICQTIELIKEIIGFPRHLSQHVGGFVITQGRLDALCPIENAAMENRTVIEWDKDDIDALGILKVDMLSLGMLTCIRKCFELLDTHHGRQLTLGSVPQGDTTTYDMLCKADAIGVFQVESRAQMNFLPRMRPREFYDLVIEVAIVRPGPIQGGMVHPYINRRQGKEKISFPSKALEEVLGKTLGVPLFQEQAMQIAVVAAGFTPSEADKLRRSMATFRRMGTIGQLKDKFISGMLERGYELEFAQNCFSQIEGFGEYGFPESHAAAFAMLAYVSAYLKCHFPAEFACALLNSQPMGFYAPAQIVRDAREHQVEVRPICVNTSAWDNTLERRSDGALALRLGFRQIKGLREEDADWIVAARGNGYPDTETLWLRTGVPPATLERLAEADAFSGMGLSRRAALWQVKTIRSPKPLPLFNDPIDGEAIFEPDVLLPAMHLGQEVVEDYLSTRLTLRAHPMELLRPHIPRLTPHDRLPVLSPREARHVSVCGLVITRQRPGTASGVIFLTLEDETGVSNVVVWPKMYEKYRAAVIGGRLLKVTGRLEREGIVVHLIADHIEDRSRDLALLGHPSDNALGQTTPKTDDVPAHLKSDAPKPRAMHPRDQAKRLFPSRDFH from the coding sequence ATGACCGCACCGATCCTTGCCGACGCCGTCTTTCCCGAACCGGCCCGCTATGCGGAGCTGTGCGTCACATCCAATTTTTCCTTTTTGCGCGGAGCTTCCCACCCGGAGGAACTGGTAACGCGCGCCGCAGCCCTGGGGCTGGACGCAATTGCCATTACCGACCGCAATTCACTGGCAGGCGTGGTGCGTGCCTTTTCCGCACTCAAGGAGATCCGGCGGACAGCGGAGGAAGGTATCCAGATCCGGTCCCATTCGCAGATCGATTCCTCCTCCCGGCAGGAGACCAACACCACACCACCGCTCGCCGTCGCACTTGCCAAAAGGCTGCCACGGCTGATTGTCGGAGCACGGCTGGTGCTGCAGGACAGCCCTGTGGAATGGGTGGCCCTGCCAACGGACCGCACTGCCTATGAACGGCTCAGCCAGCTTCTGACACTTGGCAAGCGCCGAGCCGAAAAGGGTGACTGCCACCTGAACCATGCCGACCTTCTGGCGGCCGTGGCCGGCCTGATCCTGATTGCCCTGCCCCGGCCTTCCATGACGGCATGTGCCTCACAGGCCGATATTTGCAAGACGGCACGTGCGCATATCCGCGCGCTGCGCCAGGAAGCGCCCGGCCATATTTTTCTGGGAGCGGCGCCGCGCTATGACGGCACCGACCAGGCCTGGTTCCGCACCTGTGCCCAGGCGGCCCATTCACTGGCAGCACCCATGATCGCCGTCGGTGACGTGCTGATGCATCACGCCGGGCGGCGACGGCTGGCCGATGTCCTGACATGCCTGCGGGAAGGCTGCACCATCGATCAGATCGGAACAAAGGCTCTGCCCAATGGCGAACGGCGGCTGAAGGCGCCCGAAGATATGGCTCGGCTTTACCGTCACCATCCGGCGGCGTTGCGCCGAACCCTTGAAATCGCCACACGCTGCAGCTTTGACCTTGCCGAACTTTCCTACGAGTACCCGGATGAGATCGCGGATGGCGAAAGTCCGCAGGAACGGCTGGAACGGCTCACTTACAAGGGCCTTCAAAACCGCTATCCGGCCGGCGTACCCGAGCACGCCAGGGCACTTGCGGAAAAGGAACTGAAGCTGATCCGGAAGCTTGATTTCCCTGCCTATTTCCTGACCGTTCACGACATCATCCAGTTTGCCCGCAGCCGTCATATCCTTTGCCAGGGACGCGGTTCGGCCGCCAATTCGATCATCTGTTATGCGCTTGGCATTACCGATGTGGGACCGGAGACAATCACCATGGTCTCCGAACGGTTCATTTCCGAACACCGCGGCGAGCCGCCGGATATCGACGTCGATTTCGAGCATGAACGCCGGGAAGAGGTGATCCAGTATGTTTATGAAAAATACGGTCGTCACCGTGCCGGGCTCTGCGCCACGGTGATCCATTTCCGGACCCGCGCCGCGATCCGCGAGGTGGGCAAGGTCATGGGGTTGAACGCGGATGTCACAGCCGCCCTTTCCGGCCAGATCTGGGGCAGCTCCAATTCCGGGCCGGAAGAAACGCGGATGAAGGAGATCGGTCTTGATCTGAGCAATCCGCGCATTTGCCAGACGATCGAGCTGATCAAGGAGATCATCGGTTTTCCGCGTCACCTCAGCCAGCATGTCGGCGGCTTTGTGATCACGCAGGGACGCCTAGACGCGCTTTGCCCGATCGAGAATGCCGCCATGGAAAACCGGACCGTCATTGAATGGGACAAGGACGATATCGACGCCCTCGGCATCCTGAAGGTAGACATGCTCAGTCTCGGCATGCTGACCTGCATTCGCAAATGTTTCGAGCTGCTCGACACGCACCACGGACGGCAGTTGACCCTCGGCTCGGTGCCGCAAGGCGATACGACAACCTATGACATGCTGTGCAAGGCCGATGCGATCGGCGTTTTCCAGGTGGAAAGCCGGGCGCAGATGAACTTTTTGCCGCGCATGCGTCCCCGTGAATTCTACGATCTTGTCATTGAAGTTGCGATTGTCCGGCCTGGCCCGATCCAGGGTGGCATGGTGCATCCCTATATCAACCGGCGTCAGGGCAAGGAAAAGATCAGCTTCCCCTCCAAAGCGCTGGAAGAGGTTCTGGGCAAGACGCTCGGCGTGCCGCTTTTTCAGGAACAGGCGATGCAGATCGCCGTGGTTGCCGCCGGCTTCACACCGTCGGAAGCCGACAAGCTGCGCCGGTCCATGGCCACGTTCCGGCGTATGGGCACAATCGGCCAGCTGAAGGACAAGTTCATTTCCGGCATGCTGGAACGTGGCTATGAGCTGGAGTTTGCCCAGAACTGTTTCAGCCAGATCGAGGGGTTCGGCGAATACGGCTTTCCGGAAAGCCACGCAGCCGCCTTTGCCATGCTCGCTTATGTCTCGGCCTATCTGAAATGTCATTTCCCGGCTGAATTCGCCTGCGCATTGCTCAACTCCCAGCCGATGGGTTTTTATGCCCCGGCACAGATCGTGCGCGATGCCCGCGAGCACCAGGTGGAGGTGCGCCCCATTTGCGTCAACACCAGCGCCTGGGACAACACGCTGGAGCGGCGTAGCGATGGTGCGCTCGCCCTGAGACTGGGCTTCCGTCAGATCAAGGGACTTCGCGAAGAGGACGCCGACTGGATCGTTGCCGCGCGCGGCAACGGCTATCCGGACACCGAAACCCTGTGGCTTCGAACCGGCGTGCCGCCCGCGACGCTGGAGCGTCTGGCCGAGGCCGACGCCTTTTCCGGCATGGGCCTCAGCCGTCGGGCCGCACTCTGGCAGGTAAAGACAATCCGCAGCCCCAAACCACTGCCCCTCTTCAACGACCCGATCGACGGCGAGGCGATCTTCGAACCGGATGTGCTGCTGCCGGCCATGCATCTGGGCCAAGAGGTGGTGGAGGATTATCTGTCGACCCGTCTGACACTGCGCGCTCATCCGATGGAGTTGCTGCGCCCGCATATTCCACGCCTGACCCCGCATGACCGGTTGCCCGTGCTCTCCCCCCGCGAGGCGCGTCATGTTTCGGTCTGCGGCCTCGTCATCACCCGCCAGCGCCCAGGCACGGCTTCAGGTGTGATCTTCTTGACGCTGGAGGACGAAACGGGTGTTTCCAACGTGGTCGTCTGGCCGAAAATGTATGAAAAATATCGCGCCGCCGTCATCGGCGGGCGGCTCTTGAAAGTAACTGGCCGTCTGGAGCGCGAAGGCATTGTCGTCCATCTGATCGCTGATCATATCGAAGACCGCTCCCGTGATCTCGCTCTTCTCGGCCATCCCAGTGACAATGCGCTGGGGCAAACGACACCCAAAACCGACGACGTGCCTGCGCACCTCAAATCAGACGCACCAAAACCAAGAGCCATGCACCCGCGCGACCAGGCCAAACGCCTGTTTCCGAGCCGGGATTTTCACTAA
- a CDS encoding TetR/AcrR family transcriptional regulator produces MVRKKTPGRPSKGAAALSRKHIIAVAAPLLQQKGLEAVSFRRLAENLGVSAMAIKYHMGSQRELLFALVEHSFRDTLGTIKGKSPAERLRHVLSMYCTRALEHPNAVRCILNDASLMSQEIVEITEEIRKCTQLLNDGDPKDVMLNLLVDYTHGFVFSAVATGSDTCLTQEDYLRSIDWTLSLCRDRKISTPSSSRHY; encoded by the coding sequence ATGGTCCGGAAAAAGACCCCGGGTCGCCCGTCAAAAGGGGCTGCTGCGTTGTCCAGAAAACATATCATTGCCGTTGCAGCGCCGCTCCTGCAGCAAAAAGGTCTCGAAGCTGTGTCATTTCGGCGTTTGGCGGAAAACCTCGGCGTGAGTGCGATGGCAATCAAATACCATATGGGCAGCCAGCGGGAGCTGCTGTTCGCATTGGTAGAGCACAGTTTCAGGGACACGTTGGGCACGATCAAAGGAAAAAGTCCTGCCGAGCGTCTCCGCCATGTGCTTTCCATGTACTGTACCCGTGCCCTGGAACACCCGAATGCAGTCCGTTGCATCCTGAACGACGCTTCGCTCATGAGTCAGGAAATCGTTGAGATTACTGAAGAAATAAGAAAATGCACTCAACTCTTGAACGATGGCGACCCGAAGGACGTCATGCTCAACCTGCTGGTAGATTACACGCACGGTTTCGTCTTTTCAGCGGTCGCAACTGGCTCCGACACTTGCCTCACGCAGGAAGACTACCTGCGCAGCATCGACTGGACGCTATCACTGTGCCGGGACCGGAAGATTTCGACACCATCTTCAAGCCGGCACTACTGA
- a CDS encoding dihydrofolate reductase family protein, with the protein MPTGHTMMAMSLDGFVARKDHTLDWLMKLDTEGEEHGFAEFQEGIDVIVMGTGSFRTVLSFGEWPYQKPVVVLSRTMREEDIPDHIKGKVEFSQLSPDELMSHLGERGISRVYVDGGAIIHSFLRAGHIADMRVAVAPVLIGDGIRMFGDLTKDIDLFLEEVSQFQSGLVQMRYRVI; encoded by the coding sequence ATGCCAACCGGACACACAATGATGGCCATGAGCCTGGATGGTTTCGTCGCGCGAAAAGACCACACGCTCGACTGGTTGATGAAGCTCGACACTGAAGGTGAAGAGCACGGATTTGCCGAATTTCAAGAGGGCATCGATGTCATCGTCATGGGTACAGGCTCGTTCAGAACGGTTCTGAGCTTCGGTGAATGGCCCTATCAAAAACCGGTGGTGGTTCTGAGCAGAACCATGCGCGAAGAGGACATTCCCGACCACATAAAGGGCAAGGTTGAATTCAGCCAATTGTCACCTGACGAACTGATGTCTCATCTGGGTGAGCGTGGCATATCGCGGGTCTATGTCGACGGAGGCGCAATCATCCATTCATTCCTGCGTGCCGGCCACATCGCCGATATGAGAGTTGCGGTAGCACCCGTACTCATTGGCGACGGCATTCGCATGTTTGGAGACCTAACCAAGGACATTGATCTGTTTCTTGAAGAGGTGAGCCAGTTCCAGTCCGGCCTGGTCCAAATGCGGTACAGGGTGATCTGA
- a CDS encoding ImuA family protein produces the protein MTLPFSSVFPLKKARAHEICGDSALVFAAASAGLSTGTVVWISENWRPTINPEGLSPFCDPGKLLLTRADSQLNVLASAETALRSGAAGLVVAELSSTIGLTEGRRLQLAAEAGRTTALLIIPDGAGSNAAETRWRCTGVPAGQPAPPGQPGPAYGTPRQKDHDSTHWRWSLIKNKIGTLSEWIVRWDAATHRIIVVSEAGS, from the coding sequence ATGACCTTGCCCTTCTCTTCTGTCTTTCCGTTGAAAAAAGCGCGCGCGCATGAAATCTGCGGCGACAGCGCCTTGGTTTTTGCCGCAGCAAGTGCCGGACTTTCGACAGGCACTGTTGTCTGGATTTCCGAAAACTGGCGTCCGACGATCAACCCGGAAGGCCTGTCTCCTTTCTGTGACCCGGGCAAACTGCTTCTGACCCGTGCCGACAGCCAGCTGAATGTTCTGGCCAGCGCCGAAACGGCACTACGGTCCGGTGCTGCCGGGCTTGTCGTGGCAGAACTTTCCAGCACCATCGGGCTGACGGAAGGGCGCAGACTGCAGCTGGCGGCGGAAGCCGGAAGAACGACCGCACTGCTTATCATTCCGGATGGCGCGGGAAGCAATGCGGCAGAAACCCGCTGGCGCTGCACCGGCGTCCCGGCCGGACAACCGGCGCCGCCCGGACAGCCTGGCCCCGCCTATGGCACCCCTCGTCAAAAGGACCATGACTCGACTCATTGGCGCTGGTCGCTTATAAAGAACAAAATAGGAACATTGTCAGAATGGATTGTCCGTTGGGATGCAGCGACGCATCGTATCATTGTGGTTTCCGAGGCTGGCAGCTGA
- a CDS encoding DNA polymerase Y family protein, with protein MRAQPVDAPFALTLFDRNSERIYDLCPRAEAAGLNRGMTLVHARSFCPGLLTRPADPVTDQRFLRLLARWAVRYCPWVGLDGRDGLFLDITGSAHLLGGEAPLLDDIKSRLIRAGLTARLGLAGTPGTAWAMSHFAEGIADDGENLARIGPLPLSALRLPDQTCTSLERLGIATVSELYNLPRATVARRYDPEVLRRLDQALGDIPEQISPLKDEISFAVRITLPDPIGLLDDVMAAARRLIDHLCARLDIAQKGARMLKITFRRVDQENQSVELKLARPMRDGDRILALFERGVSAVDAGYGIDMIRLEAVEVEELGMRQLDRAEGREKDSLADLITQLGNRVGLENIQRFHPVDSHIPERSFKLVPAAYSSPAPAWPAQRPRPLRLFPPEPISGVGFEPPRRFRWRGRSLSTAEAEGPERITPAWWENDQDWAHGLRDYWRVATFQGQRLWLFHTPQHPAWFVQGEFG; from the coding sequence TTGCGCGCTCAGCCTGTCGATGCGCCTTTTGCTCTGACCCTGTTCGATCGAAATTCAGAACGCATTTACGACCTGTGTCCCCGTGCCGAAGCTGCGGGTCTCAACCGCGGCATGACGCTTGTTCATGCGCGCAGCTTCTGTCCCGGACTTCTGACCCGTCCGGCTGATCCTGTGACCGATCAGCGTTTCCTCCGCCTGCTGGCCCGGTGGGCGGTGCGTTACTGCCCCTGGGTCGGTCTTGACGGTCGGGACGGACTTTTTCTCGACATAACCGGATCGGCGCATTTGCTTGGCGGAGAGGCTCCGCTTCTGGACGACATAAAAAGCCGCCTGATCCGCGCCGGCCTGACCGCAAGGCTTGGCCTAGCTGGCACACCGGGCACAGCGTGGGCCATGTCCCACTTTGCCGAAGGCATTGCTGACGATGGTGAGAACCTTGCCCGTATCGGCCCACTGCCACTCTCTGCCCTGCGCCTGCCCGATCAGACCTGCACCAGCCTTGAGCGCCTCGGCATAGCAACCGTGTCGGAGCTCTATAATCTGCCACGGGCAACCGTTGCCAGACGTTACGATCCGGAGGTTCTGCGCCGCCTTGACCAGGCGCTCGGCGATATCCCGGAACAGATCTCACCCCTGAAGGACGAGATCAGCTTTGCCGTACGCATCACCCTGCCTGACCCGATCGGGCTTCTGGATGATGTCATGGCAGCGGCCCGGCGATTGATCGATCATCTGTGTGCCCGCTTGGACATTGCCCAGAAGGGCGCGCGCATGCTCAAGATCACCTTCCGCAGAGTGGATCAGGAGAACCAGTCGGTAGAACTGAAGCTTGCCCGGCCGATGCGGGATGGCGACCGCATACTTGCACTTTTCGAGCGGGGCGTCAGCGCCGTCGATGCGGGATACGGCATCGACATGATCCGGTTGGAAGCGGTGGAGGTCGAAGAGCTCGGCATGCGCCAGCTGGACCGGGCCGAAGGCCGGGAAAAGGACAGTCTGGCGGATCTCATCACCCAGCTCGGCAACAGGGTTGGCCTGGAGAATATCCAGCGGTTTCACCCCGTCGACAGTCATATTCCCGAACGCAGCTTCAAACTGGTCCCGGCAGCCTATTCCAGCCCGGCGCCTGCCTGGCCTGCCCAACGTCCACGCCCCTTGCGTCTGTTTCCCCCAGAACCGATTTCAGGGGTCGGGTTCGAGCCGCCGCGCCGCTTCCGCTGGCGGGGCCGGTCCCTGAGCACCGCAGAGGCTGAGGGGCCGGAACGGATCACACCGGCGTGGTGGGAAAACGATCAGGACTGGGCGCATGGCCTGCGCGACTACTGGCGCGTGGCCACTTTCCAGGGCCAGCGCCTGTGGTTGTTCCACACGCCGCAACACCCGGCCTGGTTCGTGCAAGGGGAGTTCGGCTGA